Proteins encoded in a region of the Spinacia oleracea cultivar Varoflay unplaced genomic scaffold, BTI_SOV_V1 SOVchr0_004, whole genome shotgun sequence genome:
- the LOC130464815 gene encoding uncharacterized protein, which translates to MDRPWKQHRYTLKKKHFDPVKTPEDNFSNLPDGVSSKSWSDLVNYWFTPKAMEKSELGKNARALQDRFHKSGATSFANRRANMKKKGEFSELAFYKSVYAKDGSFEEGTPSHQFMEEANDEVQENLASSSSSLSRVEIENEVFNRLMYKGEIPKRPLNYGFGVKQSDIFGVEGLLRKEGSSYVNNGAVEVENIKGELSAVKKQNQELAQQNKALSTKFDETTQSFKMIASFLGQVLKEVRKGNVSSDLLDGAESAIHMINDDSGGSGEK; encoded by the exons ATGGACAGACCATGGAAGCAGCATAGATACACATTGAAGAAAAAACATTTCGATCCAGTGAAAACTCCAGAAGATAACTTTTCCAATCTGCCTGATGGAGTCTCCTCTAAGAGTTGGTCGGATTTGGTTAACTATTGGTTTACACCAAAGGCAATG GAAAAATCTGAACTGGGAAAAAATGCTCGAGCATTACAAGACCGTTTTCACAAGAGTGGTGCTACAAGCTTTGCTAATCGAAGAGCTAATATG AAAAAGAAAGGGGAGTTTAGCGAATTGGCATTTTACAAATCAGTTTATGCCAAAGATGGAAGCTTTGAAGAGGGCACACCCTCTCATCAATTTATG GAGGAAGCAAACGATGAGGTCCAAGAAAACCTTGCGAGTTCCTCTTCTTCCTTGTCTAGGGTTGAAATTGAGAATGAGGTCTTTAATAGGCTTATGTATAAAGGTGAAATACCTAAACGTCCTCTGAATTATGGGTTTGGAGTGAAGCAAAGTGACATCTTTGGAGTGGAAGGTTTGCTAAGGAAAGAAGGGTCAAGCTATGTTAACAATGGTGCCGTGGAAGTGGAGAACATAAAAGGTGAACTATCAGCTGTAAAGAAGCAAAATCAGGAACTTGCACAACAAAATAAAGCTCTAAGCACGAAGTTTGATGAAACAACGCAGTCATTTAAAATGATTGCTTCTTTCTTAGGACAAGTTTTGAAGGAAGTACGCAAAGGAAATGTTTCATCAGACCTTTTAGATGGTGCGGAATCAGCAATACATATG ATTAATGATGATTCTGGTGGGAGTGGTGAAAAATAG